The sequence TTACTACATTTTTGAATTGTACAGAGAAAAATCGGAAATAATATTACCGTATTCATATGCACAAGACATTAACGGTGAAATGTTGATTGTAGCTGATAATATTGATAACTATGAGTTAGAAGCAGATTATGTATATGTTGATTTTACCTTAGATTATGATTTTGATCTTACGACCGGAAATTTTTATGTATATGGAGCTATATCCGGTTGGGATATTAATGAAAGTAATAAAATGGCTTACGATTTTGGAGATAAAGCATATAAATTAAGAATGTTAGTTAAGCAAGGTTTTTATAATTATGAATATGTATTTGTTAGTAAAGAAGATGAAAAAATTGATCTTTCATATACTGAGGGTAATCATTATGAAACAGAAAATAATTATGTGATTTATGTTTATTATACACCTCAAGGAAGTGAGTATGATCATTTGTTAGGATATAAAATTATAAATTCTTTGAAAAGATTATAATACTTTTAATTATTCTAATATCCGCAGGTTTATCTATAAACCCCTGATAGTCATCAGATGGCTTGTTATTAAAATGTGTAGCACACTTTTATAAAAGTACTCACAACTAAGAAGTCATCCGATGAATTGCGAATTCAAGATTATCAAAAACTAATTGTCGTAAACTCCTTTCTTCAATTTCTCTTGTATTTCAGAAAAAGCTGCAATTGTTTTATCAACATGCTCTTGTTCGTGAGAAGCTGTAGGGATTAAACGTAACATTATTTTTCCTTTCGGAATAACAGGATATACAACCGCAGAGCAAAAAATACCGTAATTTTCACGAAGATCTTTGGTGATTTTAATAACCATTGTATCATCACCTTCAAAAAACACAGGAGTTACAGGTGATTCAGTTACACCAAGATTAAAACCGTTTTCTTTTAACCCTTTTTGAAGAGAATTCACTATTGTCCATAGTTTGTTTTTGTATTCCGGATTTTTTTGTAATAGTTCTAAACGTTTCATCGCCCCTATTACCATCGGCATCGGTAATGATTTAGCAAAGATTTGTGATCGCATGGTGTAACGCAAATAATCAATTATTCCTTTTTCAGCCGCAACAAAAGCACCTATACCTGCAAATGCTTTTGCAAATGTTCCGAAATAAACATCAACTTTGTCTTGAACACCGAAATGCTCATCTGTTCCTGCACCGGTTTCACCCATTGTGCCTATTCCGTGAGCATCATCAATGAAAAATCTGAAATCATACTTATCTTTCAGGTCAGTAATTCCTTTCAAATTACCAAGGTCTCCTTCCATACCGAAAACACCTTCTGTAATCACAAGAATTCCGCCTTTATCATTTCCTTTATTTTTTAAATATTTTGTTGCATGAACAAGCTGTTTATCAAGGCTTTCCATGTCGTTATGTTTAAAAACAAAACGTTTGCCCATGTGTA is a genomic window of Bacteroidales bacterium containing:
- a CDS encoding aminotransferase class I/II-fold pyridoxal phosphate-dependent enzyme; translation: MDIFKKLDTSKTDLGKYQNLVHGYMTFPKLEGEIGPVMTFQGKKVITWSVNNYLGLANLPEIRKTDAEAAAKWGLAYPMGARMMTGETKYHEKLEQQLADFVSKESGYLLNYGYQGMVSIIDSLVDRNDVIVYDSDSHACILDGSRLHMGKRFVFKHNDMESLDKQLVHATKYLKNKGNDKGGILVITEGVFGMEGDLGNLKGITDLKDKYDFRFFIDDAHGIGTMGETGAGTDEHFGVQDKVDVYFGTFAKAFAGIGAFVAAEKGIIDYLRYTMRSQIFAKSLPMPMVIGAMKRLELLQKNPEYKNKLWTIVNSLQKGLKENGFNLGVTESPVTPVFFEGDDTMVIKITKDLRENYGIFCSAVVYPVIPKGKIMLRLIPTASHEQEHVDKTIAAFSEIQEKLKKGVYDN